Part of the Drosophila pseudoobscura strain MV-25-SWS-2005 chromosome 2, UCI_Dpse_MV25, whole genome shotgun sequence genome, ttatgtttgtttttaaGCGGATTTCTTGGTAATTCCTactacaaatatatatatatactcgtagaatatgtgtgtgtggggtgtaTGTTCGTGTTGCATGGTGAAAGAAAACTATGCGATTGACGACAAACACATCCTaccctatatatatatgtagaatTAGTTGTAGATATAGTTTACGTTTATGCATAtcatcatatatatatataattcatcgaaaaaatcaaaatcaattcaattttatgttagacttttgttttgggggcgtggaagtggaagtgtgGGGGGAGTGGTGTTGGCCATTGGTAgtaaaaacgaagaaaaaacgCCGCTTGCACTGCATTTGCCTGCTTTGATTCactaattaattataataattattaattatatctctatatatatatatatatgtatgtatagggAGTTTTTTATGCTCCAAGTTGCTTTACACTTTAACGCGCTCCTCATCTTTCTCTatcttccttccttccttctcgCTCGCTTCTCTCGCACATTatcgctctctttcctctaAATATGTTTTTAGCATGGTCGTGGATTTTTAGCAAAATGTTCATCCTCTTCTtcaggtttttgttttttttttacactttttttgtttgtgttctgagggttttatgtttttttacgcttaaattttgaatatttttgtttttctttgttttcttttttataatacatatacaataattttaattatataatatttgttgttttttttctgtttttttagTAGCTGATAATTAAGAATTGAGAAAGAGTTGGTTGTTGTGTGTtggttgttgaattttttgaatgtgttttgtgttctttgaattttccttccttttttctttAGATTTTGGTTTGCAATTGAATTTTGCTTAgtacttgttctttttttatagttttttattattttaaattttttttaatacacttcaacaaattacaaaaaacaTTCGACCCACATTGTCTGAAaaggctgttgttgctgttgttgcgtTCTTCAATAACATGaaacaattgttgttgttcttgttgttgttgttgtttgtgtgtgtgcattgcTGTCATTGCATATTTGTTGCAAGTGTTGaatgtttttgctgttgctgttgctaaatacaaacaatttgcaaaatggtgtatttctttgttggtggagcaaaacaaaaggggCTCCAAAACGACGTGGCGAAGTCTGGCTCCAGCAGAAGCACTCGATCTTGTGCAGAGGCTGTTGTTgaatttcttttgttgctgctagCGCTGCTACGTGTCTGGTTCAATTCGTAGTCCCTGCTCGCACTGCTCCTGCCTCACTGAGATGAGCCGATCCTGATCGCCCGGGGCTGTTGCTCTTCcctcttttgttgttgctccaGGTGTACTTTATGCGTGGTATTTGGTTATCGTTTCTCTTCTCTGTACTATTGTTTGGCTTTCGGCTCTCGCCTTTCGCTTCTTTTACAATTATAATtacattaattttttataGTACTACTcttccgtgtgtgtgtgtgtgtgtatatggtgtgtttgtgtgtgtgtggtggtaGGTTTTTGTAGATTTTGTTACAGCATAGCATttttatatactatatatatcaTTATGTGTAGGGGGATTGTGGTTATTATCATTCTACGGCTACTGTTACTGTTTACTGTTACTGGCACAATATCTCGCAAAATTCAAATCTTTTGAATTTTCTCGCCAACGACAACCGGATTGTTGCGTCGAATCTCCTGTGCACCGTGCTCTCTATAATCGAATGTGCAGTTATGTTTATCAGAATAACGATGCACAGCGCAGTATAGTCCGCCGCAGCGACATTGAAAACCTATCCGAAAAGGAAGggggaaataaataaataaattagaaaCGAAACTCAATCATATATCAACACTCTACTCACCAGTCAGTCCAACCTTTTTGCGGCATTCGCCACATcggttcttcttctttttggcaTCCTTATCATCTTCCTTGTccttgtcatcctcctcgttgGCGGAGGCTGCTGCTTGTGTGGAAGTATTTGGACCGGTCGCCGATGTGATGGCTTCAGTATTGactttggcagcagcagcagcggcggcttCTACGATGATTTTCTGCaggcaaaaggaaaacgaaaatAGAAGTGGCATTTTAATCACATGAACATATGATAGAAAACTATCCCTATAAGCCCTATAACAATGCTAATACTATGTACTATCTGTTCTTCCTCCTCCAACTGCATTCAAAAGCCTTGAAGATCTTTTTTCGAATCAGTTTTTCTCGTTTCggtttcttttattattctaTTCGACTGCTTTATCAAGTTTTTCTCGATGTTTGGTCTCCGCCGagtgttgatgttgttgtgtGTCACAGCCAGAACTGCCACAGTTGCAGTGGCATCAACTGGGCGCCCAGCCAAAAATTCCTAACCCATTCGATTCGTAAATATGTGTTTCgtacagagaaagagagtgatcCCTCGCTGTCGTTGTGTTCCTGTGTGTTGGGGGGGGTAGGAGGGATGTTTACCGCCCGCTTCGATGGCACAGCAACAGGAACGTTTAACGGGAATTCCTTGGTATCATGTGGCTTGGTATCCCCTGGCGTGGGCTTTCGCTTTGGACTGCTATCGACGATATCCGCCGTGTCTTGTTCCAAATCGAGACGGCGCTTCTGGTTATGACGCTCCGGTTGCTCGCCCCCCTCGGACTTGTCCATGGCTTTTGCTGCGTCGATGAGCGCTCTTTGGACTGGTCTCCGGAGTGGTCTTCCTGCGGTGGACACCTGCGACTGGAGTGTGGCCCAGACGGGAGGGGGTTGCTGTACGCAGCTTGCTGTTGGCCTGTCCCTTCGCAGGACTGGTCCTCTCCTTAGCGGCGCTGAGTATAACGCTGCCACTCGGATACCTGGTATTATATAGTGCTGCCGATGGAGGAGTTGCAATCCTCTTTTTTACACTAATGGGATGTGCTCTTGATCCTGATGCAGCAGCAAGCCTTTTCCTGGGAATCCTTGGCGCCGCTTGCACATTTACAATGTTGCCGGGCTGTTTGACGTCATGACCGGACCTAGATCCTgcgatgccgatgctgctCAGGCCAAAGCCAACGCGGCCTTCGCTGAGGATGCCACTGCCGCCCTCCTTGCGCGTTCGATTACGCTTCAGCTTCTTCACGCGCTTCTTCAGCTGCAGTTCGCCGATGCGCGACGACTTCTTGGTGGGTGTCAAGGGGAAGGTATGCACATTGGCCGAGAACTTGACCCGACGCTTGGCACTGGCGTCGATGACCTTGCCGCCGCCCACCTTGCGTGACAGCGAGCTCTTCTTGAGGGCCGAATGGACGGACACTATGTTCGGGGCGCTGGCACTAGAGCACGTCTTGGCAGAAGGAACTTTGGCAACAGACGTAAGGGGGGTATGTACGGCAGAGACTGTTCCCCTGCGAAGTGGAGGCGATCGTTGGAACTCTTGGCCTGCAGCATCGCATCGAAACGGAGGAGAGAGGTGTAGGTGGGAAAGGAGGTTAGTGCCGCCGGGCGGCGCCAATAGATCCAATAACCGCAACAATCAGTACCGTTGGCCGACAGCAGCTTCGGGGTTTGGGCGCCCGTGCCCGCACCCCCAATTCCCAAAGTGGAGACGCGTCCCGTGTTGATGCCCATCGTTGCAGCTCCCAGGCTCCCAGCAATCCTTCCGCCCAGCGCCAGGGCCCCCGCTGCTGAGCGGGGATTGCGGCTGATGCGCCGCGCATTCAGAGCCGTGGAATCGATCGCCGAGATACCACTCGTCCGCAAGGGCAGGCGATTGATAGCACCACAGCTACTGGCCTTGCCCTTGGGCTTTGATCTGTGTAAACCACTACCGACGACCATTTCTGGGAATTTTGAAATTGGAATTTTTTTATGGAAAACCGAAATTTTGATTCAGAGCCTAAAATGAATATTTCCAAGGGTCAAGTACAGAAAATGTCAGGCAAGGATTGCTGGGATCCCACGATTCAAAGTGACACTAAACCGAACAAAAAGGGAATGCGAGTGAGTTCTGCGATGATTGTCGAGAGTTGAATTCCGAGGTATCCGGTCGCTTATGGGATCTTTTTACTAAGAATCAACGTCTTTCGCTTTACCCGATATATGTGCTTAGTGAGAGATCAATAGATCATCTCTACAAGTCTCTAAAGCTCCCCCTTCTTGGGGAATAGCTTATATGCAGATACGTAGATACTTATAGATTGGCTTAGAGAATACTCCTTATATCTTTGGCCTTTTGCGGGAGTCCCATTCTTTTCAGTTTAATGTCACTTCGTAGGGAGCTTCTTTGGGCGTCTTTGGGCGTCATTATGCGTCTTTTGGTGCCGGGCAACGGAGCGCAAAGACGTGGAAATCATAACCTTACCTTCTGAACAGCTCCAAGTGGGTAGCTCCCACGGTGTAGATCATATAACACATAAAATTAACACAAACGAAACAcgaaacaaaataacaaaataaacaaactgAGAAAGGCAGACACAATGGGTCGTCTACACTTGAATCCCCTTTGGGTTAAACAGACAACGAATTTGTTCTACAACTTGACTAAAATAAACACTGAATTTATATCCGAAAAGCAATAATTTTTGCAACAGATTTTGTGATAGACTGACGTGACGACTGTGAGAGAGAATCTACATCTAATGGAAAATCTTTGCCTACAAATTCAAAGCCTACATTTCTCAtgtgaaaatatatttgtatatttgtgGAGTGGCCCAAATGATCCCGATCGCTCCagagtgtggtgtgtgtgtgttgcgtcGGCACTCACCTCTTTGACATCATTGTGTGGCTGTTGTAAGCTGGTAACTGTGGGCTGTGCGGTGTTGGTGATTGCAATGGCCGGACTGAATGTGGGGCTAGGCTGTGGGCTTGGAACCGAGACAGGTGTACTGCTCACAGGTGGCTGTTGCTTTTTTCTAAGCGAGTCCTGCATAAACGATATCTGAATTAGTTTGTTCTCATCGATTGATGCGGTACTTACCTTGTAGCACACCGAACAGAGCCCATCTGTGGCTGGGTTACCATAGAAGCCGCAACCAGAGCGGCACATGGGTTGCATTGGATTCGATTCACGTTCCATGGCTGAAGCTACAGTGCCTCTATTTGTCTGCGCAATTGCGAGCGAGTGTCTTGgctgtttattatttttatatctTCACTTTCGCCCAGCGAAGTTCCGTTTGTTTGCTGCTGACTGTTGAGCGGCAGCCGActgctcctttccttcctGCACTCTACTCTGTCAGtcgtgggtgtgtgtgtgtgtggaagcgTGTTGATTCGTCGCCGTTAATATTTTTACTGTTGCTTTAACTGTTTTGTTAATCAGTTCGTCCAATTATCCAGGCTGACTGCGGCTTCCTCTTGTAGTTTTCGCTTCGTGACTGTGGATATGCTGCAATCTCCAGGCAGATTTTGTTGCAACCGTAGACTGtaaaaaacgaaaagggaAGAAAAACAGTTAGTCATGCACATCGATCGATATCGTTAGGAAACCATTGATGGGCGATATTTTCGAACGAAATGGAATTGGAAAAAGGTACTTCGCGATTAAGTTACCAAGATAATTACAGTTAGATAAGCAAACCCAGAATGTTGTATGTAAACGTTCTATACATTTCGAAAGTAAATATGGATATGAatgaaatatatagaaaagaaCATACGACCGTGACGTTTTGAGAGAGAATAGTATCCCATATAAGGGGcaaaaatttttgttgttctcgACACAAAAATAAACGACAAATATCGCCTGGGAAGGTGCCGTGCCGCTGCAGCACCCCACCCAAGTGCAACAAATTTTCGCCTTGCATTACAAAACACTCAATGAACAGAGGCAGACCtcacaccaaaaaaaaataaaaaaatgttgcaacaacaaaacaagcaaaactatgttgtttttttattatctTCTCGTGTTTGAGTGTTTGCTCTCTTCAAGGCTGTCTCAGtcataccacacacacacacacttgcacacaACCAGAGATAcaaaagagacaaaaaaaagaCGAAGCTTAAACCAGTTCCCACAACAACTGGTCACACTAGAGAAAGAGCGGGACAGAGACAGTTagtgaagaaaaaaaagaggcagTAGTAAGAGGTAGTAAATTAAACGAGTTTTGTTTCAtgttttaatgaatttaaagCAGCTGCACCTCCTAAcggtaacacacacacacacgtaacAAACATTTgtagtatgtatatttttttgtggccaATTGTTGATAACAATCGCAAGTATCGATACCATACCCATTGCGATCAGTTTACTTTCGCAAAGCCAGGCTTTGACGGACGTGCCATCCATCACGGGGAAGAGAAAACGCAGATTACGAGAGAAACCCCAAAGAGTAAAAGCAAAATGGTCAACGCACATCAGCACACAAAAAGGCAGCCATCAGACGAAAGAGAGATAGGCAAAGGGCGAAAGAGtgggagaggaagagagcaAAGAATGAGCACAATTATGTTTACTGTTATTTTCAATGCGACGCTGCTGGGAGCCAGAATTGAAAtgggcacacgcacacacttgtACAGCTTTGAACGCGCTTGCAAGTGTGAGTTCTGTTATACTCAAATTGACCTTAGTGGTGAATGTTATAGTGAATAACATACATTCAAAAGCTAGCCAGCGGCTAGCAGAGGCCCACTCACACACGTCTGGGGCATAAATTTCAAGAATTTATTACGTCCAACCCGGGAGGGGGATCCCTCTATTGCACAACTTTTGGTCGAAACTTTTACCAACActccatacacacacacacagacagggtGTAGCTGGAGCGTTGTGGTTGTGTGCGACCGCAGCAGAGAGACGACTTTTACATTTACAACGTAGCATGgggagtattttttttttttttgtttcctcaAGCCACCACAACAGCGACGCCAGCAGAGCTCTGTGACAGCGATGGTGGATTTTACTTTTACATGGAAGGGGGCGAACCATATGGAAGGCGAGGAGGCAACTGTCGCAGTCGCTGCAGATGTTAGCGTTGGCAGAGACGCTTCCCTGTTTGTATTGCATTTACAATATAaattttacatatgtatgtgtacatgCTCTGCTTGGTTGCTGCTTTGCTTGGGCgcagaaataaataattttttccTCCTTTTACTCCATTTTGTATGCGTACAAGTTTAATTATGATTTATAGTTTTACTCCAACCATCGGAAACTATGTAAATTTactattatacatatgtttgtctgtctgtttgtggGTTTAGTTGATTTCCTGCCGTTTGCCATTTAATTGCAAAGACAAAACAGCTGTCCGTCAaacttacacacacaaacagtaTGACAGAGGTGACATGTAAAGCCAAtggggagagagaaagagataaaacacacacaatgtTAAGGCAgggaagagagagaaatgaCACACAGGCCAAGAGTGACAGAGGGAGGAAGGTGGTCATCAAAATgtcaacaacaaaaccaaaaaattcCCCACACAACAATTGGCAgcggagagagacagaaacaggCACCACCGCCAGCCAGCGTCACAGAGAgagcacactcacacacatttAGGTAGTATGTACACACacgtatgtacgtatattATACATACAGACGTCAACAAGCACGAGCGGCTGCTGCGCCtaaacttttgtttttttctttttcgtccAATGAAATCAACAAGAATAAAAGTTGTGTAGTATAtctatgcatgtatgtacatacttcTCTATATATTTCAACATATGTTTGCTTGCTGCCtatagtttatttattttgttttgtgtgtagACTTGGTCTTCCGTTTTTGC contains:
- the drn gene encoding AN1-type zinc finger protein 6 isoform X3 gives rise to the protein MQLEEEEQIKIIVEAAAAAAAKVNTEAITSATGPNTSTQAAASANEEDDKDKEDDKDAKKKKNRCGECRKKVGLTGFQCRCGGLYCAVHRYSDKHNCTFDYREHGAQEIRRNNPVVVGEKIQKI
- the LOC26532139 gene encoding uncharacterized protein → MVVGSGLHRSKPKGKASSCGAINRLPLRTSGISAIDSTALNARRISRNPRSAAGALALGGRIAGSLGAATMGINTGRVSTLGIGGAGTGAQTPKLLSANGQEFQRSPPLRRGTVSAVHTPLTSVAKVPSAKTCSSASAPNIVSVHSALKKSSLSRKVGGGKVIDASAKRRVKFSANVHTFPLTPTKKSSRIGELQLKKRVKKLKRNRTRKEGGSGILSEGRVGFGLSSIGIAGSRSGHDVKQPGNIVNVQAAPRIPRKRLAAASGSRAHPISVKKRIATPPSAALYNTRYPSGSVILSAAKERTSPAKGQANSKLRTATPSRLGHTPVAGVHRRKTTPETSPKSAHRRSKSHGQVRGGRATGAS
- the drn gene encoding AN1-type zinc finger protein 6 isoform X2, whose translation is MDKSEGGEQPERHNQKRRLDLEQDTADIVDSSPKRKPTPGDTKPHDTKEFPLNVPVAVPSKRAKIIVEAAAAAAAKVNTEAITSATGPNTSTQAAASANEEDDKDKEDDKDAKKKKNRCGECRKKVGLTGFQCRCGGLYCAVHRYSDKHNCTFDYREHGAQEIRRNNPVVVGEKIQKI
- the drn gene encoding AN1-type zinc finger protein 6 isoform X1 yields the protein MERESNPMQPMCRSGCGFYGNPATDGLCSVCYKDSLRKKQQPPVSSTPVSVPSPQPSPTFSPAIAITNTAQPTVTSLQQPHNDVKEKIIVEAAAAAAAKVNTEAITSATGPNTSTQAAASANEEDDKDKEDDKDAKKKKNRCGECRKKVGLTGFQCRCGGLYCAVHRYSDKHNCTFDYREHGAQEIRRNNPVVVGEKIQKI